From one Candidatus Dadabacteria bacterium genomic stretch:
- a CDS encoding peroxiredoxin, which produces MSDKLKTGDKAPLFEAEADGGRTVRLADLISAGGAVLCFYPRDNTPGCTREACSLRDNAAAISKKGFAVVGVSTDGVKSHDGFKEKHGLTQTLVSDKGGEIINLYGVVSPSNTARRVSFLVDGAGTVRHIWKKVDTNSHGDEILAKIEELSL; this is translated from the coding sequence ATGTCGGACAAACTCAAAACGGGAGACAAGGCGCCGCTTTTTGAAGCGGAGGCGGACGGCGGACGGACTGTGCGCCTTGCGGACCTCATCTCCGCAGGCGGGGCGGTCTTATGTTTTTATCCCAGAGACAACACGCCGGGATGCACCCGTGAGGCGTGCTCCCTCAGAGACAACGCCGCCGCCATAAGCAAAAAAGGTTTCGCCGTTGTGGGGGTCAGCACGGACGGCGTGAAATCTCATGACGGTTTTAAGGAAAAGCACGGACTCACCCAGACCCTTGTGAGCGACAAGGGCGGGGAGATAATCAACCTTTACGGAGTGGTGAGCCCTTCAAACACGGCGCGGCGCGTTTCATTCCTTGTGGACGGCGCGGGAACAGTCAGGCATATATGGAAAAAGGTTGACACAAACTCCCACGGCGATGAGATACTCGCAAAGATTGAAGAACTCTCTCTTTAG
- a CDS encoding iron-sulfur cluster assembly protein: protein MSGEVMAEGDAAAVTKEKVFEILGGIYDPEIPVDIVNLGLVYNIEIEGGEVRILMTMTSPGCPAAGQIVSEAKLLTSEIEGVEKVDIEVVWDPPWTPEMMSEAARESFNI, encoded by the coding sequence GTGAGCGGGGAAGTTATGGCGGAAGGAGACGCGGCGGCGGTTACAAAAGAGAAGGTCTTTGAGATTCTGGGCGGCATTTATGACCCGGAAATCCCCGTTGACATAGTGAATCTGGGGCTTGTCTACAACATTGAGATTGAAGGCGGAGAGGTTCGCATACTTATGACGATGACTTCCCCCGGATGCCCGGCGGCGGGGCAGATAGTGTCCGAGGCAAAGTTGCTCACCTCCGAGATTGAGGGCGTTGAAAAGGTTGATATTGAAGTGGTGTGGGACCCTCCGTGGACTCCGGAGATGATGAGCGAAGCCGCGCGGGAAAGTTTCAACATATAG
- a CDS encoding outer membrane lipoprotein-sorting protein, whose product MKVALTTVAVSLLAALFLPAYAAADDAPARRLMEQVYEQGRKHKSQRMDMEIVVRDPKGRERVRLFKMLYRIIGDETRSLLRFYKPSDIKGTGLFNIVYESGGRESDQWIYFPAFRRVNKLSAEEKHQSFMGSDFTNADIAGRKPHDDTHTMVKADGEVSVVSSVPRDPSDPYSRIESHIVNRIKVPERILFYDRSGRLLKTLKSKRVVETDGMFTIMEAEMSNHQTGGSTVMTKKSVNFKNIKPSQVTVSKLRNR is encoded by the coding sequence ATGAAAGTTGCACTCACCACTGTTGCGGTCTCATTGCTTGCGGCGCTGTTTCTTCCCGCTTATGCGGCGGCGGATGATGCGCCCGCCCGCAGGCTTATGGAGCAGGTTTACGAACAGGGACGCAAGCACAAAAGCCAGCGGATGGACATGGAGATTGTGGTAAGAGACCCCAAAGGGCGGGAGCGCGTCCGCCTTTTCAAGATGCTTTACAGAATCATCGGCGATGAGACCAGAAGCCTGCTGCGCTTTTACAAGCCCTCGGACATCAAGGGAACGGGGCTTTTCAACATCGTCTATGAGAGCGGCGGCAGGGAAAGCGACCAGTGGATATATTTTCCGGCTTTCAGAAGGGTGAACAAACTCAGCGCGGAGGAGAAGCATCAGAGTTTTATGGGCTCGGACTTTACCAACGCCGACATTGCGGGAAGAAAACCGCATGATGACACCCACACAATGGTGAAGGCGGACGGGGAGGTCTCGGTTGTATCAAGTGTTCCCCGCGACCCGTCCGACCCTTATTCAAGGATTGAAAGCCACATTGTCAACAGAATCAAAGTGCCGGAGAGAATTCTGTTTTATGACCGTTCGGGGCGGCTTCTGAAAACTCTCAAGAGCAAGAGAGTTGTTGAAACTGACGGCATGTTTACTATAATGGAGGCGGAGATGAGCAACCACCAGACCGGCGGCTCTACTGTTATGACGAAAAAGTCAGTTAACTTCAAAAACATCAAGCCGTCTCAGGTAACAGTTTCCAAACTTCGCAACAGGTAG
- the tpx gene encoding thiol peroxidase, producing the protein MSRTVTMKGNPVTLAGKEIRAGDPAPDFSSLMGPGMKKSLSDFAGKVKIFNVIVSVDTPVCDVQTKRFSEEIKSLPGDVEVITVSMDLPFAQSRYIKDGCIEGVSCLSDHSEASFGRAYGVLIEENRLLARAVFVVDKDNVVRHAQYVGEIAEEPDYMAVLESVKSL; encoded by the coding sequence ATGAGCAGAACAGTAACCATGAAAGGCAACCCCGTTACCCTTGCGGGAAAAGAAATCAGGGCGGGCGACCCCGCGCCGGACTTTTCCTCTCTTATGGGGCCCGGCATGAAGAAATCCCTTTCGGATTTCGCGGGCAAGGTAAAGATCTTCAATGTGATTGTTTCGGTTGACACTCCGGTATGCGATGTGCAGACGAAACGTTTTTCGGAGGAGATAAAGTCTCTGCCGGGCGATGTTGAGGTTATAACGGTCAGCATGGATTTGCCGTTTGCGCAGTCCCGCTACATAAAAGACGGTTGCATTGAAGGAGTCTCATGCCTGAGCGACCACTCGGAAGCGTCCTTCGGCAGGGCTTACGGCGTGCTGATAGAGGAAAACCGCCTTCTTGCCAGAGCGGTGTTCGTTGTTGACAAAGACAATGTGGTGCGCCACGCGCAGTATGTCGGAGAGATAGCCGAAGAGCCCGATTACATGGCCGTTCTTGAATCGGTCAAATCTCTGTGA
- a CDS encoding MMPL family transporter, which produces MLKKLLVIPWLAVVCAIAVASSGLRFDSDAWLSRDHPFEKQLDYLAEEFEEGESLLLIIPLKEDFFSAPSLFPAIDDLEKQLLKIPGVSASRSPLSAKTVVRTGDTLQIRSFANALEVGAIENISHFRAAFRESPYYGKILSEDGKTLAVRLRTQTRNRAVFRDEVFKAVEETVGNSQFPGAFLAGDAALKAEINRSVRSQLPMLLALGASVVAVFLYGFLRNGYRVAALMACLGVAVAQSLATVNMLGHSLTPVSLALPLLVSVIVIADGLHIFAIWDKETARKAASPLRSTMSGSWLPCLMTSLTSAVGFGAFSVSELVPVRNFGIDSFVAIALCYPLLIATVWGALALFPAGMSAKPGEKTARVTATVLKGLAHRAKAPVVFGLASLILALSLFYAKTETNFLHVLFKKTSHVSKAFEVADRELGGSGSLEVLVDGGRERYFQLIDNFNRVKSLAEGFESEEFVNHSNTYILPVGITHRALAGGSASPLPQSADELAQEIFFLELSRGERGKDLVSPYLNFTSSTARIEAQTPNLSSLELGSLIDSLSSLSKQTFPGGEITVTGMGHYVHQLSRYVLSTQARSFALTLLVIAVVFTALFGLRLGMAGFVSNLFPVLVSTGMLCLLQVPFDFATVLVAGITFGLSVDDSIHFLHHFRRERPGASNTEEGIERSMRIVARPVVFTSLLFCAALAVFFSSSLVVMVKFALFTIAGLIAAMLSAILLLPSLVEIFRGDAPYSSSR; this is translated from the coding sequence GTGCTGAAAAAACTCCTTGTTATTCCGTGGCTTGCCGTTGTCTGCGCGATTGCGGTTGCCTCGTCAGGCCTGAGATTTGACAGCGATGCGTGGCTTTCCCGCGACCACCCGTTTGAAAAACAACTGGACTATCTTGCCGAAGAGTTTGAAGAGGGAGAATCCCTGCTGCTGATAATTCCCCTGAAAGAGGATTTCTTCTCCGCCCCTTCCCTTTTCCCCGCGATTGACGACCTTGAAAAACAACTGCTGAAAATCCCCGGCGTCTCCGCCTCCCGTTCGCCCCTGTCGGCAAAAACGGTTGTCAGAACGGGCGACACGCTTCAAATCCGCAGTTTTGCAAACGCGCTTGAGGTCGGAGCGATAGAAAATATCAGCCATTTTCGCGCCGCTTTTCGTGAAAGCCCCTACTATGGAAAAATTCTCTCGGAAGACGGCAAAACCCTCGCCGTAAGATTGAGAACGCAGACCCGCAACCGCGCCGTGTTCAGAGACGAAGTGTTCAAGGCGGTTGAGGAAACGGTCGGCAACTCGCAATTCCCCGGCGCTTTTCTCGCCGGAGACGCCGCCTTGAAGGCGGAGATCAACCGCTCCGTGCGGAGTCAGCTGCCCATGCTGCTTGCGCTTGGGGCTTCGGTTGTGGCGGTTTTTCTTTACGGATTTTTACGCAACGGTTACCGGGTTGCCGCGCTTATGGCTTGCCTCGGCGTTGCGGTGGCGCAGTCTCTTGCAACCGTTAATATGCTCGGCCACAGCCTCACGCCCGTGAGTCTGGCGCTTCCCCTGCTGGTGTCCGTGATTGTCATTGCGGACGGTCTCCATATATTCGCGATTTGGGACAAAGAAACCGCCCGCAAGGCGGCTTCCCCCCTGCGTTCAACAATGAGCGGCTCGTGGCTTCCGTGCCTGATGACAAGCCTTACAAGCGCGGTCGGGTTCGGCGCTTTTTCCGTGAGTGAACTTGTTCCGGTGCGGAATTTCGGGATTGATTCTTTTGTCGCAATTGCTTTGTGTTATCCGCTTTTGATTGCGACGGTGTGGGGGGCGCTTGCGCTTTTCCCCGCCGGGATGTCGGCAAAACCGGGAGAAAAAACCGCGCGGGTAACCGCGACGGTCTTAAAGGGGCTTGCTCACAGAGCAAAGGCCCCGGTTGTTTTCGGACTTGCTTCCCTGATCTTGGCGCTGTCGCTGTTTTATGCGAAGACGGAAACAAATTTTTTGCATGTCCTCTTCAAGAAGACAAGCCACGTGTCAAAAGCGTTTGAAGTCGCAGACCGCGAGTTGGGGGGCTCCGGCTCGCTTGAGGTTCTGGTTGACGGCGGGCGGGAGCGGTATTTTCAACTTATAGACAATTTCAACCGCGTGAAAAGTCTGGCGGAAGGGTTTGAATCAGAAGAGTTTGTGAACCATTCCAACACCTACATACTTCCGGTCGGGATAACCCACCGGGCTCTTGCGGGCGGGAGCGCCTCACCCCTTCCGCAAAGCGCGGACGAACTGGCGCAGGAAATTTTTTTCCTTGAACTGTCACGCGGGGAAAGGGGAAAAGACCTTGTAAGCCCCTATCTGAATTTCACTTCCTCAACCGCCCGTATAGAGGCGCAGACGCCAAACCTGAGTTCATTGGAACTTGGCTCTCTGATTGATTCTTTATCCTCGCTTTCAAAGCAGACTTTCCCCGGCGGCGAAATCACTGTTACGGGAATGGGGCATTATGTCCACCAGTTGAGCCGCTATGTCCTTTCCACTCAGGCGCGAAGTTTCGCCCTTACTTTGCTTGTCATTGCGGTTGTGTTTACCGCCCTTTTCGGCCTCCGCCTCGGCATGGCGGGGTTTGTTTCCAATCTGTTTCCCGTTCTTGTCTCAACCGGAATGCTCTGCCTGCTGCAAGTCCCTTTTGATTTTGCCACGGTTCTGGTCGCCGGAATAACGTTTGGGCTGAGTGTGGACGACTCCATACATTTTCTTCATCATTTCAGAAGGGAGAGGCCGGGGGCTTCAAATACGGAGGAGGGGATTGAAAGAAGCATGCGGATTGTCGCAAGGCCGGTTGTTTTTACGAGTTTGCTTTTTTGCGCGGCGCTTGCGGTCTTTTTCTCTTCAAGTCTTGTCGTAATGGTCAAGTTTGCGCTGTTCACAATTGCGGGGCTTATTGCGGCAATGCTTTCGGCCATACTGCTGCTGCCTTCGCTTGTTGAGATATTCAGGGGAGACGCCCCCTATTCCTCGTCCCGCTGA
- a CDS encoding cytochrome c3 family protein, whose product MPDFTNTALFLIVSALLSGVAFTAAANDEGPEQPILFSHKIHAGDNKIDCRTCHSYVEISTHPGIPSVQKCMGCHTHIQGRDIEYETDGGKVINLREEIAKVREYWEKKEPIPWVKVSPMAEYVQFSHKRHIKQGIECKTCHGEVEKMDVVRKTERLNMGFCISCHEESAKDEYHETQLKDCLTCHY is encoded by the coding sequence TTGCCGGATTTTACAAACACCGCCCTGTTTCTTATTGTGTCGGCTCTCCTGTCGGGAGTCGCGTTTACTGCGGCGGCAAATGATGAGGGGCCCGAACAGCCGATACTGTTCAGCCACAAGATACACGCCGGAGACAACAAGATAGACTGCCGCACCTGCCACAGTTATGTTGAAATCTCAACACATCCCGGAATCCCCTCGGTTCAAAAGTGTATGGGTTGCCACACCCACATTCAGGGCAGGGATATTGAATACGAAACGGACGGGGGCAAGGTCATAAACCTGCGGGAAGAGATAGCAAAAGTGCGCGAATACTGGGAAAAGAAAGAGCCGATACCGTGGGTGAAAGTGTCGCCGATGGCGGAATACGTGCAGTTCAGCCACAAACGCCACATCAAGCAGGGCATTGAGTGTAAAACCTGCCACGGAGAGGTTGAGAAGATGGATGTTGTGCGCAAAACGGAGCGGCTGAACATGGGATTCTGCATCTCCTGCCACGAGGAAAGCGCAAAAGATGAGTATCACGAAACGCAGCTGAAGGACTGCCTTACATGCCACTATTAA
- the bioD gene encoding dethiobiotin synthase: MAAKQSKGAKPHFFITGTDTGAGKTVVCAALARCLMAGGMTVSVVKPFQTGCLPGVVCDSEFVHRAMGKSFVPSLSSPCRLKEPLAPMMAARIEGAEIDVAKVMEVIGEQSRTHDAVIVEGAGGLMVPISEGYFMADFAADLGFRTVIAARAGLGTLNHTILTVEAARARGLEVAGVVICGYPSPAGVCEETNLAFLRTEEERVGKVAGVIPFIEGLDVEGGAAEGLAREDCRRFFTAELFGVMGEES; encoded by the coding sequence GTGGCCGCAAAGCAGTCAAAGGGCGCAAAGCCGCATTTCTTCATAACCGGAACTGACACCGGGGCGGGCAAGACCGTTGTTTGCGCCGCGCTGGCGCGATGCCTTATGGCGGGCGGCATGACCGTTTCGGTTGTCAAGCCTTTTCAGACCGGCTGTCTGCCGGGGGTTGTCTGTGATTCTGAATTTGTCCACCGGGCGATGGGAAAGAGTTTTGTCCCGTCTCTTTCAAGCCCGTGCAGGCTGAAAGAGCCGCTTGCCCCGATGATGGCGGCGCGTATTGAGGGCGCGGAGATTGATGTCGCAAAGGTGATGGAAGTGATAGGGGAGCAGTCCCGAACCCATGACGCCGTTATAGTGGAGGGCGCGGGCGGGCTTATGGTGCCGATAAGCGAGGGGTATTTCATGGCGGACTTTGCGGCGGATTTGGGCTTCAGAACCGTCATAGCGGCGCGGGCGGGCCTTGGAACACTCAATCACACAATCCTTACGGTTGAAGCGGCGAGGGCAAGAGGGCTGGAGGTGGCCGGGGTTGTGATATGCGGATATCCGTCTCCGGCGGGCGTATGCGAGGAGACAAACCTTGCCTTTCTGCGGACGGAGGAAGAGAGGGTCGGAAAAGTGGCGGGGGTTATCCCTTTCATTGAGGGATTGGATGTTGAGGGCGGCGCGGCGGAGGGGCTTGCGCGGGAGGACTGCCGCCGGTTCTTTACCGCAGAGTTGTTCGGAGTTATGGGAGAAGAGTCTTAA